Proteins found in one Paenibacillus sp. FSL R10-2782 genomic segment:
- a CDS encoding response regulator has translation MNASSKTIVIVDDEQRTRQGIHQTLEQWAAGKYRIVTAADGLQALQMLRAETVHLLITDVRLPEFSGLDLIRSLERDSRRPAIIVISGYAEFDYVQQALRLGAVNYLLKPIDKQELLKAVDEALRLEEERQRYEKLEKLADPVLLELDLQAATLSDPIRRAFIYMAEHLHESVTMAQTAAHVHLNASYFSVLFKEQIGLSFSEYLHRLRIQRAKELLLHSQLTIAQIGERSGYRTDKYFIKVFKATEGVSPSRYRQQMRTGPEDIH, from the coding sequence ATGAATGCTTCATCCAAAACCATTGTCATTGTAGACGATGAACAGAGAACACGTCAGGGGATACACCAGACACTGGAGCAATGGGCCGCCGGAAAATACAGAATTGTGACAGCGGCAGATGGTTTGCAAGCATTACAGATGCTGCGGGCGGAAACGGTTCATTTGCTGATTACAGATGTCCGGTTGCCAGAATTCAGCGGACTGGATTTAATCCGTTCCCTGGAACGGGATTCACGCCGGCCGGCGATCATTGTCATCTCGGGCTATGCAGAGTTTGATTATGTCCAGCAGGCTCTTCGCCTGGGAGCTGTCAATTATTTGCTCAAACCGATTGATAAGCAGGAGTTGCTGAAAGCGGTAGATGAAGCGCTCCGGCTGGAGGAGGAAAGACAGCGGTATGAGAAGCTCGAAAAGCTGGCTGACCCTGTTCTGCTAGAGCTTGACCTCCAAGCGGCTACTCTTAGTGATCCGATACGGCGTGCCTTTATCTATATGGCGGAGCACCTTCACGAATCCGTTACGATGGCGCAGACTGCCGCGCATGTACACCTGAATGCCAGCTATTTCAGTGTTTTGTTCAAGGAGCAAATCGGTTTGTCCTTCAGCGAATATCTGCATCGGCTGCGGATCCAACGGGCCAAGGAGCTGCTGCTGCATAGCCAGTTGACGATTGCGCAAATCGGAGAGCGTTCAGGCTACCGGACAGATAAATATTTTATTAAAGTGTTCAAAGCGACCGAGGGGGTAAGTCCCAGCCGCTACAGGCAGCAGATGCGTACAGGGCCAGAGGATATTCACTGA
- a CDS encoding DUF6713 family protein encodes MGGLYATIRHSEWRLFIVLKDMEDSKAYKVFTFIHLPLYTIILSLLFSQYQTIIFWILDLFLIIHAILHLFFEKHPRNGFKNTFSRSIIYPMGILAVIHLLLLFMME; translated from the coding sequence GTGGGAGGTTTATATGCCACGATAAGACATTCTGAGTGGAGATTGTTTATCGTACTGAAAGATATGGAAGATTCTAAAGCCTATAAAGTCTTCACATTTATTCACCTTCCTCTTTACACAATAATACTATCTTTACTTTTCAGCCAATATCAGACAATTATTTTTTGGATCCTAGATTTATTTTTAATCATCCATGCAATCCTGCACCTATTTTTTGAAAAGCACCCCCGTAATGGATTTAAGAATACGTTCTCTAGATCAATTATTTATCCAATGGGAATTCTTGCGGTAATTCATTTATTATTACTATTTATGATGGAGTGA
- a CDS encoding sensor histidine kinase has translation MRSRFQPLNTLRNQIFIGFILVMLIMMSVAGAFIYLNVSHLLKNSAERHIGQTAVQASGRLDALIGQMDSLTEQVANHPSVQHILLEERNGGKVSFRQRQSLLQMMHSYQAYMPSVGSLELYTAEGKMLFPIREGSLVDRIGQTDIREANQMKGRLVWIGIDPEDSRSLLAIRQVSLVDRWFSRGGYLITRMERSYFRLNDASAVNEEADETMLLVDRQGQLLSGEPLNQTDLSAILHSKTQTVHIGEREYVKAIQQSERTGWSLLILIPVSVVTDGITVLRTTLIISASLGAVLFLFMSFMLSTLITRPIGHLIQAMRRSRQGALTLNPEPASAVELRELNVEYNTMIVDINELIRVICEKEVLQSQTELKALQAQINPHFLFNTLDAFNWSLQEKGEEELAGLMVSMSRLFRYIIEPAHHDSWVTLGEEMAQVRRYLELMEMRLGERLSWQIHMPAESASIPLPKLLIQPILENAILHGVENRIGNGRVEVRVTPAVKPGWTKIAVIDDGPGMTPEELAAVRAALAGGAACQSKGTGIGLVNVQRRLALYYGSVSDPTDGVLIHSAAQEGTVVAFEIPDEYGGR, from the coding sequence ATGCGTTCAAGGTTCCAACCTTTAAACACGTTACGTAATCAGATTTTTATCGGCTTTATATTGGTAATGCTCATTATGATGAGTGTGGCGGGGGCGTTCATTTACCTCAATGTCTCTCACCTGTTGAAAAACAGTGCCGAGCGGCATATTGGTCAGACCGCGGTACAAGCAAGCGGTAGGCTGGATGCATTGATCGGCCAGATGGACAGCCTGACGGAGCAGGTGGCGAATCATCCGTCTGTTCAGCATATTTTACTGGAGGAGCGCAACGGGGGGAAGGTGTCTTTTCGGCAGCGTCAATCACTACTGCAAATGATGCATAGCTATCAGGCTTATATGCCGAGTGTCGGCTCGCTGGAGCTGTATACCGCCGAAGGGAAGATGTTGTTTCCGATTAGAGAGGGCAGTCTGGTGGACCGCATCGGACAGACGGACATCCGGGAAGCGAATCAGATGAAAGGAAGATTAGTCTGGATCGGCATTGATCCCGAGGACTCCCGGTCGCTGCTGGCGATTCGGCAGGTGAGCCTGGTGGATCGCTGGTTTTCGCGTGGAGGATATCTGATTACCCGCATGGAGCGCAGTTATTTCAGGTTGAATGATGCGTCAGCGGTCAATGAAGAAGCGGATGAAACCATGCTGCTTGTAGATCGTCAGGGCCAGCTGCTGTCGGGTGAACCCTTGAACCAGACGGATTTGTCAGCTATATTGCACAGCAAGACACAGACGGTTCATATTGGAGAGCGGGAATATGTGAAGGCGATTCAGCAATCCGAGCGAACCGGCTGGTCGCTGCTAATCCTGATTCCGGTTAGCGTCGTCACAGACGGAATTACAGTTTTACGGACTACGCTTATCATCTCCGCCTCCCTTGGTGCCGTGTTATTCCTGTTCATGTCCTTTATGCTGTCTACGTTGATTACCAGACCGATAGGCCATTTGATTCAGGCGATGCGTCGTTCACGGCAAGGGGCATTGACCCTGAATCCAGAACCGGCATCAGCGGTCGAACTGCGGGAATTGAATGTAGAGTACAACACGATGATTGTTGACATTAATGAATTGATCCGTGTCATTTGCGAGAAGGAGGTTTTGCAAAGCCAAACCGAGCTTAAAGCGCTGCAGGCACAGATCAACCCGCATTTTCTTTTTAATACGCTGGATGCCTTCAACTGGTCGCTACAGGAAAAAGGAGAGGAGGAGCTTGCCGGGCTAATGGTGTCCATGTCACGGCTGTTTCGTTATATTATTGAACCGGCTCACCATGACTCTTGGGTGACACTCGGGGAAGAAATGGCACAAGTTCGCCGTTATCTGGAACTCATGGAGATGCGTCTGGGTGAACGTCTGAGCTGGCAAATTCATATGCCTGCTGAGTCGGCCTCAATTCCGCTTCCTAAGCTGCTGATCCAGCCGATTCTGGAGAACGCCATTTTGCATGGCGTCGAAAATCGCATTGGCAACGGCCGTGTTGAAGTCCGTGTCACTCCTGCAGTAAAACCGGGTTGGACCAAGATCGCGGTCATAGATGATGGACCTGGCATGACACCGGAGGAGCTTGCGGCTGTGCGTGCAGCGCTGGCAGGGGGGGCCGCCTGCCAGAGCAAGGGGACAGGTATCGGACTGGTTAATGTGCAGCGCAGGCTTGCCCTCTATTATGGTAGTGTATCTGATCCAACGGACGGAGTGCTGATACATAGTGCTGCGCAGGAAGGAACCGTGGTCGCTTTTGAAATTCCTGATGAATATGGAGGGCGGTAG